In the Pygocentrus nattereri isolate fPygNat1 chromosome 19, fPygNat1.pri, whole genome shotgun sequence genome, one interval contains:
- the LOC108424002 gene encoding uncharacterized protein LOC108424002 — protein MTAAGVRRGFLKKYGGFMFKQWKEKYVVLTVEGSLFVCKDADSPPDQVVVLQNECHSIVEGKEILDLPRLPPGGRRDCCFALILPQDKFLLLLSDNPDDCSQWLKLLRKVKEGVTSPLTLQRQQSIVPCITDRDPLPDTPTEKEPPSPNFSDKPLNSPRTQSRENSFRSRGSVRQRQSRSPSVVPAHRSNDCLRHGNSSDARAVRAVCLLMGGAAASSALGYLNSCSPSSGMAARAPEITHSTAFSELGGGTSYHACSQAVDSPHFNSFDFEGDSDFDAFDCGGFAF, from the exons ATGACCGCAGCAGGGGTCCGGCGAGGCTTCCTAAAGAAGTACG gtggcTTCATGTTCAAGCAGTGGAAGGAGAAGTATGTGGTGCTAACTGTAGAAGGGAGTCTATTTGTGTGCAAAGATGCAGATTCTCCTCCCGACCAGGTGGTGGTGCTACAGAATGAGTGCCACTCCATAGTGGAGGGCAAGGAGATCTTGGATCTGCCCCGTTTGCCCCCAGGGGGGCGCCGAGACTGCTGCTTCGCCCTCATCCTGCCCCAGGACAAGTTCTTACTGCTGCTCTCAGACAACCCTGATGACTGCAG TCAATGGCTGAAATTACTGAGGAAAGTCAAAGAG GGTGTGACATCACCGCTGACCCTGCAGCGACAGCAAAGCATTGTCCCCTGTATCACTGACAGAGACCCCCTGCCAGACACCCCCACTGAGAAAgaacccccctcccccaactTCAGCGACAAACCACTCAACTCCCCACGAACCCAATCCAGAGAGAACTCGTTCAGAAGCAGAG GCAGTGTACGCCAGCGCCAAAGCCGCAGCCCGTCGGTGGTCCCGGCCCACCGCTCCAATGATTGCCTGCGCCATGGCAACAGCAGTGATGCCCGTGCTGTCAGGGCGGTCTGCTTATTGATGGGTGGAGCCGCCGCTTCATCGGCGTTGGGCTACCTCAACTCCTGCTCGCCCTCCTCCGGCATGGCTGCCCGGGCCCCGGAGATCACCCACTCCACGGCTTTCTCAGAGCTCGGAGGGGGCACCTCATACCacgcctgcagccaggcagtcGACTCACCTCATTTTAACAGCTTCGACTTTGAGGGCGACTCCGACTTTGATGCTTTTGACTGCGGAGGATTTGCGTTCTGA